A genomic region of Streptomyces sp. NBC_00247 contains the following coding sequences:
- a CDS encoding winged helix-turn-helix transcriptional regulator — MWCPRGVRIGGVVERVLADCRARLAFDLLANTWNAVVVQALAAGPLRPRDLSAAIGSISPKVLTETLRRLTEYALVERTVPAGAPRRVEYALTPLGRTLLEPIAALGRWSAEHGDAFVAAQGWDD; from the coding sequence ATGTGGTGCCCACGTGGTGTGCGAATAGGGGGCGTTGTGGAACGGGTGCTGGCCGACTGCCGGGCGAGACTGGCGTTCGACCTGCTGGCGAACACCTGGAACGCCGTGGTGGTACAGGCGTTGGCGGCCGGACCGCTGCGCCCGCGCGATCTGAGCGCGGCGATCGGATCGATCAGCCCCAAGGTGCTCACCGAGACCCTGCGCAGGCTCACGGAGTACGCGCTGGTGGAGCGTACGGTCCCCGCCGGGGCGCCGCGTCGCGTCGAGTACGCACTGACCCCGCTCGGCCGGACGCTGCTGGAGCCGATCGCTGCCCTGGGGCGCTGGTCGGCCGAGCACGGGGACGCCTTCGTGGCGGCGCAGGGCTGGGACGACTGA
- a CDS encoding phosphotransferase family protein: MSSVPPPGLDPVLLRGHLDRERPGLVSGPLEARLIEGGRSNLTYTVTDSVHTWVVRRPPLGHVLATAHDMKREHRVIDALHPTAVPVPEAVLLCEDDSVVGAPFYVMEYVEGTPFRTAGQLAPLGAERTRQVVLGLVDTLVDLHAVDPAAVGLGDFGRPEGFLDRQLRRWGKQLDASRNRELAGIDELHAGLGRALPDSPAPTVVHGDYRLDNVLIGADDSVKAVLDWEMSTLGDPLTDLGLLVMYSSDLGLPESPVSTTSGAPGHPSPAELIERYATRSGRDTSALSWYTAFAWFKLAVILEGIHYRYTLGQTVGAGFDRIGELVPLFIEHGLTTFQEG; the protein is encoded by the coding sequence ATGAGTTCAGTCCCCCCGCCAGGACTCGACCCCGTCCTGCTGCGCGGCCATCTCGACCGCGAGCGGCCGGGGCTGGTGAGCGGACCGCTCGAAGCGCGGCTCATCGAGGGCGGCCGGTCGAACCTGACGTACACCGTCACCGACTCCGTGCACACCTGGGTGGTCCGCAGACCGCCGCTGGGCCACGTCCTCGCCACCGCGCACGACATGAAGCGCGAGCACCGGGTGATCGACGCCCTGCACCCGACCGCCGTACCCGTACCGGAGGCGGTGCTGCTCTGCGAGGACGACTCCGTCGTCGGGGCGCCGTTCTACGTCATGGAGTACGTGGAGGGCACCCCCTTCCGTACCGCCGGACAGCTCGCCCCGCTCGGCGCCGAGCGCACCCGGCAGGTGGTCCTGGGGCTGGTGGACACCCTGGTCGACCTGCACGCCGTGGACCCGGCGGCGGTCGGGCTGGGCGACTTCGGGCGCCCCGAGGGTTTCCTCGACCGGCAACTGAGGCGATGGGGCAAACAGTTGGACGCCTCACGCAACCGCGAGCTGGCCGGCATCGACGAACTGCACGCCGGCCTCGGCCGTGCGCTGCCCGACTCGCCCGCCCCGACCGTGGTGCACGGCGACTACCGCCTGGACAACGTGCTGATCGGCGCGGACGACTCCGTCAAGGCCGTGCTCGACTGGGAGATGTCCACCCTCGGCGACCCGCTCACCGACCTCGGGCTGCTGGTGATGTACAGCTCCGACCTGGGGCTTCCCGAGTCGCCCGTCTCCACGACGAGCGGCGCCCCGGGCCACCCCTCCCCCGCCGAGCTGATCGAGCGCTACGCCACGCGCTCCGGCCGGGACACCTCCGCCCTCTCCTGGTACACCGCGTTCGCGTGGTTCAAGCTCGCCGTGATCCTGGAGGGCATCCACTACCGCTACACCCTGGGCCAGACGGTCGGCGCGGGGTTCGACCGCATCGGCGAACTCGTCCCCCTCTTCATCGAGCACGGCCTCACCACCTTCCAGGAAGGCTGA
- a CDS encoding helix-turn-helix transcriptional regulator, translating into MEDIDAIAMLQDPVRRRLYAYVAAQGREVGRNEAAEATGVARTLAAHHLDKLTEAGLLASGSRRLTGRSGPGAGRPAKVYTRVLTEFGVSLPARDYRTAAELLAEAAEEAGLDAGLREAAHRRGEALRGAAAPCGDLAEALGVLAARGYEPHLEGGGDGGDDEGAAGGKAPVVRMRNCPFHAVAERFPPLVCGMNLALLEGLLGTDGPVRARMDARPGGCCVVVEDSKINDD; encoded by the coding sequence GTGGAGGACATCGACGCGATCGCAATGCTGCAGGACCCGGTACGCCGCCGGCTGTACGCGTACGTGGCGGCGCAGGGCCGCGAGGTCGGGCGCAACGAGGCCGCCGAGGCGACCGGGGTGGCTCGCACGCTGGCCGCGCACCATCTGGACAAGCTGACCGAAGCGGGTCTGCTGGCGAGCGGCAGCCGCCGGCTGACGGGTCGGTCGGGGCCGGGGGCGGGCCGTCCCGCCAAGGTGTACACGCGGGTGCTCACCGAGTTCGGGGTCTCGCTGCCCGCCCGCGACTACCGCACCGCGGCCGAACTGCTCGCCGAGGCGGCCGAGGAGGCGGGCCTCGATGCCGGGCTCCGCGAGGCCGCCCACCGCAGGGGCGAGGCGCTGCGCGGGGCGGCGGCGCCCTGCGGCGACCTCGCGGAGGCCCTGGGGGTACTGGCCGCGCGCGGGTACGAGCCGCATCTGGAAGGCGGCGGGGACGGCGGCGACGACGAGGGGGCGGCAGGAGGGAAGGCGCCCGTCGTCCGCATGCGCAACTGCCCCTTCCACGCGGTCGCCGAACGCTTTCCGCCCCTCGTCTGCGGCATGAACCTCGCCCTGCTGGAAGGGCTGCTCGGTACGGACGGTCCCGTCCGCGCGCGCATGGATGCCCGGCCGGGGGGATGCTGTGTCGTCGTCGAAGATTCTAAAATCAATGACGATTGA
- a CDS encoding NADPH-dependent F420 reductase — MRVGVLGTGNMADALGTRWAAAGHEVLFGGRSPERSRALAGRAGGLPGTLGEAARFGDAVLLALPHHALAGVLAGLGAGEGALRGRVLIDCTNAVGPGLLLTTGTGPGAARTLARTTGAGVVKAFNHLPDAVWRLDPFTAATAEGPLAVPLCGDDEAALETVRTLVRALGHVPLTLGGLERADQLEAATALLIGLWKSGHDPRTLLPPFEVVTAGDRAGRRGR, encoded by the coding sequence ATGCGCGTCGGCGTGCTCGGTACGGGAAACATGGCGGACGCACTCGGCACGCGCTGGGCCGCGGCCGGGCACGAGGTGCTCTTCGGCGGGCGGTCGCCCGAGCGGTCGCGTGCCCTCGCCGGCCGGGCGGGCGGCCTCCCCGGCACGCTGGGCGAGGCGGCCCGCTTCGGGGACGCGGTCCTGCTCGCCCTGCCCCACCACGCCCTGGCGGGCGTGCTCGCCGGACTCGGCGCGGGCGAAGGCGCGTTGCGGGGCCGGGTGCTGATCGACTGCACCAACGCGGTCGGCCCCGGCCTGCTGCTCACCACCGGCACCGGTCCGGGCGCCGCCCGCACCCTCGCCCGTACCACCGGAGCCGGGGTGGTGAAGGCGTTCAACCACCTCCCCGACGCCGTGTGGCGGCTCGACCCGTTCACCGCCGCCACCGCCGAGGGGCCGCTGGCCGTGCCGCTCTGCGGCGACGACGAGGCCGCGCTGGAGACCGTACGCACGCTCGTGCGCGCTCTCGGACACGTGCCGCTCACGCTCGGTGGCCTGGAGCGCGCTGATCAGCTGGAGGCGGCGACCGCGCTCCTGATCGGCCTGTGGAAGTCCGGCCACGACCCCCGCACCCTGCTGCCGCCCTTCGAGGTCGTCACGGCCGGGGACCGGGCGGGGCGTCGGGGGCGGTGA
- a CDS encoding glucarate dehydratase family protein: MDTALLIEDVRLTPILIADPPLLNTQGVHQPYTPRLIVEVVTRGGVTGIGETYGDSVYLDLARPLAQALPGRAVSDLNALFALAEEVCGGSGEAEAGEEGVDAGGLRGVRTADKLRLSVVSGFEVACLDALGKTLGLPVHTLLGGKVRDAVDYSAYLFYRWAAHPEGGEKDDWGAAVDPAGVVAQAERFAREYGFGSFKLKGGVFPPDEEIAAIRALAEAFPGRPLRLDPNGAWSVETSLRVARELGGVLEYLEDPASGTPAMAEVSAGTDVPLATNMCVTTLAELPEAFAKDAVQVVLSDHHYWGGLHRTRELASICRTFGVGLSMHSNTHLGISLAAMTHVAATVPNLDYACDSHYPWQTEDVITTRHVFENGRLTVSDAPGLGVELDRDRLAALHRRWLDDDGTLRDRDDAAAMRKADPEWVTPAIPRW, encoded by the coding sequence ATGGATACAGCGTTGTTGATCGAGGACGTCCGGCTCACCCCGATTCTCATAGCCGACCCGCCCCTGCTGAACACCCAGGGCGTGCACCAGCCCTACACCCCGCGGCTCATCGTGGAAGTGGTCACACGGGGTGGCGTGACCGGGATCGGGGAGACGTACGGCGACTCCGTCTACCTGGATCTCGCCCGCCCGCTCGCCCAGGCGCTGCCGGGTCGCGCGGTCAGCGATCTGAACGCCCTCTTCGCCCTCGCGGAGGAGGTGTGCGGCGGATCCGGCGAGGCCGAGGCCGGGGAAGAGGGCGTCGACGCGGGCGGCCTGCGGGGCGTCCGTACGGCCGACAAGCTCCGGCTGTCCGTCGTCTCCGGCTTCGAGGTCGCCTGCCTGGACGCGCTCGGCAAGACGCTGGGCCTGCCCGTGCACACCCTGCTCGGCGGCAAGGTCCGCGACGCCGTCGACTACAGCGCGTACCTCTTCTACCGCTGGGCCGCCCACCCGGAGGGCGGCGAGAAGGACGACTGGGGCGCCGCCGTCGACCCGGCCGGGGTCGTCGCCCAGGCCGAACGCTTCGCCAGGGAGTACGGCTTCGGCTCCTTCAAGCTCAAGGGCGGTGTCTTCCCGCCCGACGAGGAGATCGCCGCGATCCGCGCGCTGGCCGAGGCATTCCCCGGCCGCCCGCTCCGGCTCGACCCCAACGGCGCCTGGTCGGTGGAGACCTCGCTCCGCGTCGCCCGCGAACTGGGCGGCGTACTGGAGTACTTGGAGGACCCCGCGAGCGGAACGCCCGCGATGGCGGAAGTGTCGGCGGGCACGGACGTGCCGCTCGCCACCAACATGTGCGTCACCACGCTCGCCGAGCTGCCCGAAGCCTTCGCGAAGGACGCGGTCCAGGTCGTCCTCTCCGACCACCACTACTGGGGCGGACTGCACCGCACCCGCGAACTGGCTTCGATCTGCCGGACGTTCGGGGTGGGCCTGTCCATGCACTCCAACACCCACCTCGGCATCAGCCTCGCCGCGATGACCCATGTCGCCGCCACCGTGCCCAACCTCGACTACGCCTGCGACAGCCACTACCCCTGGCAGACCGAGGACGTCATCACCACCCGCCACGTGTTCGAGAACGGCCGCCTGACCGTCTCCGACGCCCCCGGCCTCGGTGTCGAACTCGACCGCGACCGGCTGGCCGCCCTCCACCGGCGCTGGCTGGACGACGACGGCACCCTGCGCGACCGTGACGACGCGGCGGCGATGCGCAAGGCCGACCCGGAGTGGGTGACCCCGGCGATCCCACGCTGGTGA
- a CDS encoding M28 family metallopeptidase, with protein sequence MRPVLCRTLPSAAALAVATLLVTTGAAHAAAPVVVPAPTAVAAVAAPDIPLANVKAHLAQLQSIATANGGNRAHGRTGYKASVDYVKAKLDAAGYTTTLQQFTSSGATGYNLVADWPGGDTSKVLMAGAHLDSVTAGAGINDNGSGSAAVLETALAVSRAGYQPDKHLRFAWWGAEELGMVGSKYYVNNLAATERAKLTGYLNFDMIGSPNPGYFVYDDDPTIEQTFKDYYAGLSIATEIETEGDGRSDHAPFKTAGVPVGGLFSGADYIKTAAQAQKWGGTSGLAFDRCYHASCDTSANIDDTALDRNSDAVAYAVWNLSAATATPPAGTVFTNATDVTVPDNGAAVTSALTVSGRTGNAPAGLKVDVDIRHTWRGDLVVDLVAPDGTAYRLKSASSSDSADNVVATYTVNASSEVANGVWKLKVQDTASSDTGYINSWSLTF encoded by the coding sequence ATGAGACCGGTCCTGTGCAGAACCCTGCCCTCCGCCGCCGCCCTCGCGGTGGCCACCCTGCTCGTGACGACGGGGGCCGCGCACGCCGCGGCCCCCGTCGTCGTACCCGCCCCCACGGCGGTTGCGGCGGTCGCCGCCCCCGACATCCCGCTCGCCAACGTCAAGGCGCACCTCGCCCAGCTCCAGTCGATCGCCACCGCCAACGGCGGCAACCGCGCCCACGGCCGTACCGGGTACAAGGCGTCCGTCGACTACGTGAAGGCGAAGCTCGACGCCGCCGGCTACACCACCACCCTCCAGCAGTTCACCTCCAGCGGCGCCACGGGCTACAACCTGGTCGCGGACTGGCCGGGCGGCGACACCTCGAAGGTGCTGATGGCGGGGGCCCACCTCGACTCCGTGACCGCCGGCGCCGGGATCAACGACAACGGGTCCGGCTCGGCGGCCGTACTGGAGACCGCCCTCGCCGTCTCCCGGGCCGGCTACCAGCCGGACAAGCACCTCCGCTTCGCCTGGTGGGGCGCGGAGGAGCTGGGCATGGTCGGGTCGAAGTACTACGTCAACAACCTCGCGGCCACCGAACGCGCCAAGCTCACCGGCTACCTCAACTTCGACATGATCGGCTCGCCCAACCCCGGCTACTTCGTCTACGACGACGACCCGACGATCGAGCAGACCTTCAAGGACTACTACGCGGGCCTCTCCATAGCCACCGAGATCGAGACCGAGGGAGACGGCCGCTCCGACCACGCTCCCTTCAAGACGGCGGGCGTCCCGGTCGGCGGCCTCTTCTCCGGCGCCGACTACATCAAGACCGCCGCGCAGGCGCAGAAGTGGGGCGGCACCTCGGGTCTCGCCTTCGACCGCTGCTACCACGCCTCCTGCGACACCTCCGCCAACATCGACGACACCGCGCTCGACCGCAACAGCGACGCCGTCGCCTACGCGGTCTGGAACCTCTCGGCCGCCACGGCGACCCCGCCGGCCGGCACGGTGTTCACCAACGCCACCGACGTGACCGTGCCGGACAACGGCGCCGCCGTCACCTCCGCCCTCACCGTCTCCGGGCGCACCGGCAACGCGCCCGCCGGCCTCAAGGTGGACGTGGACATCCGGCACACCTGGCGCGGCGACCTCGTGGTGGACCTGGTGGCGCCGGACGGCACCGCCTACCGGCTGAAGAGCGCGAGCAGCAGTGACTCGGCGGACAACGTCGTCGCGACCTACACCGTCAACGCCTCCTCCGAAGTCGCCAACGGGGTGTGGAAGTTGAAGGTGCAGGACACGGCGTCCTCCGACACCGGGTACATCAACAGCTGGTCGCTGACCTTCTGA
- a CDS encoding DUF202 domain-containing protein, producing the protein MSGAVPGPASGATRDPGLQPERTLLAWRRTTLSATVAAVLAGKQALHGGATLGAVVALALSAAAWIGFLRVAHRRVRATGTAQPEPLALRAALTAAACTVALAVFAAAMVF; encoded by the coding sequence GTGAGCGGAGCCGTGCCCGGGCCCGCCTCCGGGGCCACCCGGGACCCGGGCCTCCAGCCGGAGCGCACCCTCCTCGCCTGGCGTCGCACCACACTGTCGGCGACGGTGGCGGCGGTGCTGGCCGGGAAGCAGGCCCTGCACGGCGGAGCGACCCTCGGGGCGGTGGTCGCGCTGGCCCTCAGCGCGGCGGCCTGGATCGGCTTCCTGCGGGTGGCCCACCGGCGAGTACGGGCGACCGGCACGGCTCAGCCCGAGCCGCTGGCCCTCCGAGCGGCACTGACGGCCGCCGCGTGCACGGTGGCCTTGGCGGTGTTCGCGGCGGCGATGGTGTTCTGA
- a CDS encoding ABC transporter substrate-binding protein has product MTTGQGHEGTTGRTGAADRGDAATGRSRREFLRAGGGIVAAGALPPVLSGCSGGSGDGLRIVGVTDQQQPVEELLKLYRRSRPAESFTTSFAPTEQMQTVVRTQLAGGNAPDVHAVYPGSGSAMSMVELARAGLLTDLSTQPWTANIPAAFGTAYRYEGRTYLYSAGSCLIGAIYNKKVFARAGVEPPSTWTELLEVCTRLRARGVVPIALGAQTPWVTQLISYALVPNAVYAHNARFDDDMAAGRTSFRDSGWADALGRYQELQRKGFFNDNPNGTTFEQQTAMVATGKAAMAVQVSAVLGVFREATESPEDLAMFPFPGGDDPARLWIPAGIVVGLGVSVRAERDPRAADFIAFLGKQENIDRWASAVFAIPFRRDASTAVDPVLEPFLPIVDTGRAVPFMDQRWPNAEVQPAHFAAVQDLLSGETDVRGALGQMDDAYRRAS; this is encoded by the coding sequence ATGACCACGGGTCAGGGCCATGAAGGCACCACAGGTCGCACCGGCGCCGCCGACCGCGGGGACGCCGCCACCGGGCGCAGCCGCCGGGAGTTCCTGCGGGCCGGCGGCGGGATCGTGGCGGCCGGCGCGCTGCCGCCGGTGCTCTCCGGGTGCTCGGGCGGCTCCGGCGACGGGCTGCGGATCGTGGGGGTCACCGACCAGCAGCAGCCGGTGGAGGAGCTGCTGAAGCTCTACCGCAGGAGCCGGCCCGCAGAGTCCTTCACCACCTCGTTCGCGCCCACCGAGCAGATGCAGACCGTGGTCCGCACCCAGCTCGCCGGGGGCAACGCCCCGGACGTGCACGCGGTGTATCCGGGCAGCGGCAGCGCGATGTCCATGGTCGAGCTGGCCAGGGCCGGGCTGCTCACCGATCTCAGTACGCAGCCGTGGACGGCGAACATCCCGGCGGCCTTCGGTACCGCCTACCGGTACGAGGGGCGCACGTACCTCTACTCGGCGGGGAGCTGCCTGATCGGTGCGATCTACAACAAGAAGGTGTTCGCCCGGGCCGGGGTCGAGCCGCCGTCGACCTGGACGGAGCTGCTCGAGGTCTGTACGAGACTCAGGGCCCGGGGCGTCGTGCCGATCGCGCTCGGCGCGCAGACGCCGTGGGTGACGCAGCTGATCAGCTACGCGCTGGTGCCCAACGCCGTCTACGCGCACAACGCCCGGTTCGACGACGACATGGCCGCCGGCCGGACGTCCTTCCGGGATTCCGGCTGGGCCGATGCCCTGGGCCGGTACCAGGAGCTCCAGCGCAAAGGTTTCTTCAACGACAACCCCAACGGCACCACGTTCGAGCAGCAGACCGCGATGGTCGCCACCGGGAAGGCGGCGATGGCCGTCCAGGTCTCCGCGGTGCTCGGGGTGTTCCGGGAGGCCACCGAGAGCCCGGAGGACCTGGCGATGTTCCCCTTCCCCGGCGGCGACGATCCGGCGCGGCTGTGGATCCCGGCGGGCATCGTGGTCGGCCTCGGCGTCTCCGTGCGGGCCGAGCGCGACCCCCGGGCTGCGGACTTCATCGCCTTCCTCGGGAAGCAGGAGAACATCGACCGCTGGGCGTCCGCCGTCTTCGCGATCCCCTTCCGGCGGGACGCGTCCACCGCCGTCGACCCGGTCCTGGAGCCCTTCCTGCCGATCGTGGACACGGGCCGCGCCGTGCCGTTCATGGATCAGCGGTGGCCCAACGCCGAGGTGCAGCCCGCTCACTTCGCGGCCGTACAGGATCTCCTGTCCGGCGAGACGGACGTCCGGGGCGCGCTCGGACAGATGGACGACGCCTACCGGAGGGCCTCATGA
- a CDS encoding DUF3291 domain-containing protein, whose translation MTASPRAAHLAQLNVSTLLHPLDDPRIAPFVALLDPVNADADGAPGFVWRLVGDGGADATDLRPAGENVIVNMSVWETPEALWDFTYRSGHLEVVRQRRDWFDRHVEAHLVLWWVPAGHVPTVEEALERLADLRANGPSPCAFTFTSSYSADEAAAATYSDEAAATCAGAPLPE comes from the coding sequence ATGACCGCATCCCCGCGCGCCGCCCACCTCGCCCAGCTCAACGTGTCCACGCTCCTCCACCCCCTCGACGACCCCCGCATCGCGCCGTTCGTCGCCCTGCTCGACCCGGTCAACGCCGACGCCGACGGCGCACCCGGATTCGTGTGGCGGCTCGTGGGGGACGGCGGCGCCGACGCCACCGACCTGCGCCCGGCGGGCGAGAACGTCATCGTCAACATGTCGGTGTGGGAGACCCCGGAGGCGCTCTGGGACTTCACCTACCGCAGCGGCCACCTGGAGGTGGTGCGGCAGCGCCGCGACTGGTTCGACCGGCACGTCGAGGCGCACCTGGTGCTCTGGTGGGTCCCGGCCGGACATGTCCCGACCGTCGAGGAGGCTCTGGAGCGGCTGGCGGACCTGCGGGCCAACGGCCCCTCCCCGTGCGCCTTCACCTTCACTTCCTCGTACTCCGCGGACGAGGCCGCCGCCGCGACGTACTCGGACGAGGCCGCCGCGACGTGCGCGGGGGCGCCGCTCCCCGAGTGA
- a CDS encoding YidH family protein produces the protein MNEFVQSLRLWFAPQRIRDEGDTPDYRFSLANERTFLAWIRTALALIGGGFAVDQFLPGLAWGVRAGLAFGLLAAGVLCALRAVNHWVRCERAMRRGEDLPVSRFPTLLSLVVAVVAVAMVVVVLFGWEGR, from the coding sequence GTGAACGAATTCGTACAGAGCTTGCGGTTGTGGTTCGCGCCGCAACGAATCCGCGACGAGGGCGACACCCCGGACTACCGCTTCTCCCTCGCCAACGAGCGGACGTTCCTCGCCTGGATCCGTACGGCCCTGGCCCTGATCGGCGGCGGCTTCGCCGTCGACCAGTTCCTGCCGGGGCTCGCGTGGGGAGTGCGCGCCGGTCTGGCGTTCGGCCTGCTCGCGGCCGGTGTGCTCTGCGCGCTGCGGGCCGTCAACCACTGGGTCCGCTGCGAACGGGCCATGCGGCGGGGCGAGGATCTGCCCGTCTCGCGGTTCCCCACCCTGCTGAGCCTGGTGGTCGCGGTGGTCGCCGTGGCGATGGTGGTGGTCGTCCTCTTCGGCTGGGAGGGCCGGTGA
- a CDS encoding acyl-CoA dehydrogenase family protein, whose amino-acid sequence MDFAFDARTEELRTRLLAFMDEHVHPAEKTAEEQRALLASPWQTPPVVAELKAEARRQGLWNLFLPDAEHGAGLTNLQYAPLAEISGRSPQLAPTALNCAAPDTGNMEVLHQFGTDAQKKQWLEPLLAGEIRSGFAMTEPEVASSDATNIETRITRDGDEYVVNGRKWYISGAMNPDCAVFIVMGKTDPDGEDIRRQQSMILVPRDTPGLEVRRAMRVYGYEDHWHGGHAELVFTDVRVPVANLVGEEGGGFSIAQARLGPGRIHHCMRLIGMAERAIELMCRRAVSRTAFGKPLAQQGVVQNWIADARVTVEQLRLLVLKTAWLMDTVGNRGAHTEIQAIKIATPRAVLGILDDAVQLHGAGGVSQDFPLAELWASARTLRLADGPDEVHQRSLARREIKKYL is encoded by the coding sequence ATGGACTTCGCATTCGACGCCCGCACCGAGGAGCTGCGCACCAGGCTGCTCGCTTTCATGGACGAGCACGTCCACCCGGCGGAGAAGACCGCCGAGGAGCAGCGGGCCCTGCTCGCCTCACCGTGGCAGACCCCGCCGGTCGTGGCGGAGCTGAAGGCCGAGGCGCGCCGCCAGGGCCTGTGGAACCTCTTCCTGCCGGACGCCGAGCACGGCGCGGGCCTGACCAACCTGCAGTACGCGCCGCTCGCCGAAATCAGCGGCCGTTCACCGCAGTTGGCGCCCACCGCACTGAACTGCGCGGCGCCGGACACCGGGAACATGGAGGTGCTCCACCAGTTCGGCACGGACGCCCAGAAGAAGCAGTGGCTGGAGCCCCTGCTCGCGGGCGAGATCCGTTCGGGGTTCGCCATGACGGAGCCGGAGGTGGCCTCCTCCGACGCGACCAACATCGAGACCCGGATCACGCGCGACGGCGACGAGTACGTCGTCAACGGCCGCAAGTGGTACATCTCCGGGGCGATGAACCCGGACTGCGCGGTCTTCATCGTGATGGGCAAGACCGACCCGGACGGCGAGGACATCCGCCGCCAGCAGTCGATGATCCTGGTCCCGCGCGACACTCCCGGCCTCGAAGTGCGCCGCGCCATGCGGGTGTACGGGTACGAGGACCACTGGCACGGCGGGCACGCCGAACTCGTCTTCACCGACGTCCGCGTGCCGGTGGCCAATCTGGTCGGCGAGGAGGGCGGCGGCTTCTCCATCGCCCAGGCACGGCTCGGTCCGGGGCGCATCCACCACTGCATGCGGCTGATCGGCATGGCTGAGCGCGCGATCGAGCTGATGTGCCGTCGCGCGGTCTCCCGTACGGCCTTCGGCAAGCCGCTCGCCCAGCAGGGCGTGGTGCAGAACTGGATCGCGGACGCCCGGGTGACCGTCGAGCAGCTGCGGCTTCTGGTGCTGAAGACGGCGTGGCTGATGGACACCGTGGGCAACCGGGGAGCGCACACCGAGATCCAGGCCATCAAGATCGCCACACCCCGTGCGGTGCTCGGCATCCTCGACGACGCGGTGCAGCTGCACGGTGCCGGAGGCGTGAGCCAGGACTTCCCGCTCGCCGAACTGTGGGCATCCGCAAGGACCTTGCGTCTGGCGGACGGGCCGGACGAGGTGCACCAGCGGTCGCTGGCGCGGCGGGAGATCAAGAAGTACCTCTGA
- a CDS encoding alpha-ketoglutarate-dependent dioxygenase AlkB, whose translation MTSFLQPSLFGQSDGPALGPLSGLHRTELGQGAWIDLLPGWLSGGDELFARLETEVPWRAERRRMYDRTVDVPRLLAFYRAADTLPHPVLTEARQELSAHYARELGEPFTTAGLCHYRDGRDSVAWHGDRTGRGSHEDTMVAILSVGAPRDLLLRPRDHAGETLRRPLGHGDLIVMGGSCQRTWEHAIPKTARSCGPRISVQYRPRGVR comes from the coding sequence ATGACCTCGTTCCTCCAGCCATCACTCTTCGGCCAGTCCGACGGCCCCGCTCTCGGGCCGCTGTCCGGGCTGCACCGCACGGAGCTCGGACAGGGCGCGTGGATCGATCTGCTGCCGGGCTGGCTGAGCGGCGGGGACGAACTGTTCGCGCGGCTCGAAACCGAGGTCCCCTGGCGTGCCGAACGCCGCCGGATGTACGACCGCACCGTGGACGTACCGCGCCTGCTGGCCTTCTACCGCGCCGCCGACACACTGCCCCACCCGGTCCTCACCGAGGCCCGCCAGGAGCTGTCGGCGCACTACGCCCGGGAACTGGGCGAACCCTTCACCACGGCGGGGCTCTGCCACTACCGCGACGGCCGGGACAGCGTCGCCTGGCACGGCGACCGGACCGGCCGGGGCTCGCACGAGGACACCATGGTCGCGATCCTCTCGGTGGGGGCCCCGCGCGACCTTCTGCTGCGACCCCGTGACCACGCGGGTGAAACCCTGCGCCGCCCGCTGGGGCACGGGGACCTGATCGTGATGGGGGGTTCCTGCCAGCGGACCTGGGAGCACGCGATCCCCAAGACCGCCCGGTCCTGCGGGCCCCGGATCAGCGTGCAGTACCGTCCGCGCGGGGTGCGCTGA
- a CDS encoding NUDIX domain-containing protein, which produces MSELPDPDASERPSTAVIIINDRGDYLLHLRDAHKPICDSGTWSLVGGGGEGEESLDDTIAREIREETGLVLPDVTAFRAVHAEGPYVTEGHIHVYTAHWEGDAHALPVSEGIMFHWFDLATMEHLTMCGWAHEAIKAHHAGAAA; this is translated from the coding sequence GTGAGTGAGCTGCCCGATCCGGATGCCTCCGAGAGGCCCAGTACCGCCGTGATCATCATCAACGACCGGGGTGACTACCTCCTCCATCTGCGCGATGCCCACAAACCGATCTGCGACAGCGGCACCTGGTCCCTGGTCGGGGGCGGCGGGGAGGGTGAGGAGTCGCTGGACGACACGATCGCGCGGGAGATCCGCGAGGAGACCGGCCTCGTCCTGCCCGACGTCACCGCCTTCCGCGCCGTGCACGCCGAAGGCCCGTACGTCACCGAGGGGCACATCCACGTCTATACGGCCCACTGGGAGGGTGACGCGCACGCTCTCCCGGTGAGCGAGGGCATCATGTTCCACTGGTTCGATCTGGCGACGATGGAGCACCTGACCATGTGCGGGTGGGCCCACGAGGCCATCAAGGCGCACCACGCCGGAGCTGCCGCCTGA